From Mercenaria mercenaria strain notata chromosome 17, MADL_Memer_1, whole genome shotgun sequence, the proteins below share one genomic window:
- the LOC123535886 gene encoding uncharacterized protein LOC123535886: MAVSDIKVADFQGSISKGSAEDFDHRCEPCLAIGQQIEAHGFCVDCQEYLCKNCFAYHRRTKASKHHQLVNTDNMDKHAIIKNESDECNEKCQVHKKEVIKFFCPKHEALGCNDCIVLNHRACNIDYIPDKCAGIGDSAEYGELLRELDQKVNEADNIIKQASLREKELDYCHDNLLKEITMFRKEINDRLDQLQKQIKTTADKKISIDKITVKKVLETCSTTSSDIKQLQSRLQDYKASQQNGQLYITMKQAKSKCKTDELKEADICLEKTNMQYIFEQNQDLRNMLSRQNAFGQLTHSSSVVASKRMKPINKLTHKENINMNTKSDPIFGCLIAGCVILSSNKVVAADFLNEKLKVVDMKNKAVIEETTLSSKPWDIAVVPQDHIAVTLPDKKEILILTTAGKLSSVRKFPVKGECRGIAYHKGHLYIVCSDSKCVFIIDIQGNVQNTILLDNKRFDNPHYLLLSKDLRHIFISDEGSNSIVSITLQGDISAEYKKKDFKKPRGMMMLDDGSLFVCPGLGNHSIRRISSDLKQCHTMIDNLSSPQSMCYNRDQHEVYVGCCSNRMNVLSAK, translated from the coding sequence ATGGCAGTATCGGATATTAAGGTTGCTGATTTTCAAGGTTCCATATCCAAAGGTTCAGCAGAGGACTTTGACCATAGATGTGAACCATGTTTGGCGATTGGTCAGCAAATAGAAGCTCAtggattttgtgtggactgtcAAGAATACCTGTGTAAGAACTGCTTTGCTTATCATCGAAGAACGAAGGCCTCAAAACATCATCAGTTGGTAAACACAGATAATATGGATAAACATGCTATTATCAAGAATGAGTCAGACGAATGCAATGAGAAGTGTCAGGTGCACAAAAAGGAAGTGATTAAATTTTTCTGCCCAAAACACGAAGCTCTCGGCTGCAACGATTGTATTGTCCTGAATCACAGAGCATGTAACATTGACTATATACCTGATAAATGTGCAGGTATTGGGGACAGTGCAGAGTACGGAGAGTTACTAAGGGAACTTGATCAGAAAGTGAATGAGGCTGATAATATTATAAAGCAGGCCTCACTTAGAGAAAAAGAATTAGATTACTGCCATGATAATCTGCTCAAAGAAATTACAATGTTTCGCAAAGAGATAAATGATCGCCTAGATCAGCTACAAAAGCAAATCAAGACAACAGCTGACAAAAAGATCTCCATAGATAAAATAACGGTAAAGAAGGTGCTTGAAACGTGTTCAACTACTTCTTCGGATATCAAACAATTACAGTCAAGACTACAAGATTACAAAGCCTCACAGCAGAATGGACAACTTTACATTACAATGAAACAAGCTAAATCCAAATGTAAGACAGACGAATTAAAGGAGGCAGACATATGTTTAGAAAAGACAAACATGCAATACATATTTGAGCAAAACCAAGACCTGAGAAACATGCTTTCAAGACAAAATGCATTTGGACAGCTCACTCACTCTTCTTCCGTGGTAGCTTCAAAGAGGATGAAACCAATTAACAAATTAACCCACAAAGAAAACATCAATATGAATACAAAATCAGATCCGATATTTGGCTGCTTGATCGCAGGATGTGTTATTCTGTCCTCTAACAAAGTTGTGGCTGCTGACTTTCTTAATGAGAAACTGAAAGTTGTTGACATGAAAAATAAAGCTGTAATAGAAGAGACAACACTTTCTTCAAAACCATGGGACATTGCAGTAGTACCGCAAGACCATATTGCTGTGACATTGCCAGACAAGAAAGAGATCCTTATACTGACAACAGCTGGTAAACTGTCAAGTGTCCGCAAATTTCCAGTTAAAGGAGAATGTAGAGGTATAGCTTATCATAAAGGTCATCTCTATATAGTTTGCAGTGATTCGAAGTGTGTATTTATTATAGATATACAAGGTAACGTCCAGAACACAATTTTACTAGATAATAAGAGATTTGATAACCCACACTACTTACTGCTAAGTAAGGATCTGAGACATATCTTCATCAGTGACGAGGGTAGCAACAGTATCGTCAGTATAACATTGCAAGGTGATATATCTGCGGAATAcaaaaagaaagattttaaaaagcCACGGGGAATGATGATGCTAGACGATGGATCCTTGTTTGTGTGTCCCGGTTTGGGAAATCACAGCATACGTCGTATCTCGAGTGATCTGAAGCAATGCCACACAATGATAGATAATTTGTCGTCCCCGCAGTCTATGTGCTATAATCGTGATCAACATGAGGTCTATGTCGGATGTTGTTCTAATCGGATGAATGTGTTGAGTGCAAAATAA
- the LOC128550370 gene encoding eukaryotic translation initiation factor 3 subunit A-like: protein MGKSKREKASRASQRKRKFDDSCNPLLQTKNKRSGSKKERKYQSLLKNERKYWNLFRAEQDYLQLFHEEKNHLDLFNEERDHLDLFDKERNYLDLFEEERDYLGLFDEERDYLELYDNERSYLELFEEDRDYLELFEKERDYLDLFNEERDYLELFDEKRDYLGLFDEKRDYLGLFDEERDYLELFDDERDYLDLFDEERVYLRLFEKERDYLELFDDERDYLRLFDEERDYLGLFDEERDYLDLFDEESDYLELFDENREYLQLFNKGRKYLQLFDQERDYLELFEDESDYLELFNDEREHLSLFEEYRESLSLFDDHREDLDWFEENRGGDAMFEDVDYFRMLEDEPPEIGSRDWIALVEAGLVDMS from the exons ATGGGAAAATCAAAGAGAGAAAAAGCTTCTCGTGCAAGTCAGAGGAAAAGAAAATTCGATGATTCATGCAACCCG cttttgcaaacaaaaaataagaggtCTGGatctaaaaaagaaagaaaatatcaaagcctgttaaaaaatgaaagaaaatactgGAACCTTTTTAGAGCAGAACAGGACTATCTTCAACTTTTCCATGAAGAAAAGAATCATCTTGATTTATTCAATGAAGAAAGGGATCATCTTGATCTATTCGATAAAGAAAGAAATTATCTTGACCTTTTCGAAGAAGAAAGAGATTATCTTGGACTATTCGATGAAGAAAGAGATTATCTTGAGCTTTACGATAATGAAAGGAGTTATCTTGAACTATTTGAAGAAGATAGAGATTATCTTGAGCTTTTTGAAAAGGAACGAGATTATCTTGATTTATTCAATGAAGAAAGAGATTATCTCGAACTATTCGATGAAAAAAGAGATTACCTTGGATTATTCGATGAAAAAAGAGATTATCTTGGACTATTCGACGAAGAAAGAGATTATCTTGAACTATTCGACGACGAAAGAGATTATCTTGACCTATTTGATGAAGAAAGGGTTTATCTTAGACTATTCGAGAAAGAAAGAGATTATCTTGAACTCTTTGATGACGAAAGAGATTATCTTAGACTATTCGACGAAGAAAGAGATTATCTTGGATTATTCGACGAAGAAAGAGATTATCTTGACTTATTCGATGAAGAAAGCGATTATCTTGAGCTTTTTGACGAAAACAGAGAATATCTTCAGCTATTTAACAAAGGGAGGAAATATCTTCAGCTGTTTGATCAAGAGAGAGATTATCTCGAGCTTTTTGAGGATGAAAGTGATTATCTCGAGCTTTTCAACGACGAAAGGGAACACCTTAGTTTGTTTGAAGAGTACAGAGAAAGTCTTTCGCTGTTTGATGACCACAGAGAGGACCTTGATTGGTTTGAAGAAAACAGAGGTGGAGATGCAATGTTTGAAGACGTTGACTACTTTAGGATGCTGGAAGATGAACCGCCCGAAATAGGTTCACGTGACTGGATAGCGCTTGTTGAAGCTGGTCTAGTCGACATGTCATGA